From the bacterium genome, the window CGATGCTTGGAGGTCGTGACGATGCAATTGGCCGGCGGAGGGGTGGCGCGGAGGGGAGGACTCCGCCGCGCGGAGCGGAGTGAGCACGGTGGAGGTCCGCAGCGACAGGACCCCGCAGCCTGCACGGGCCACGTGTTGCACCAGCACAGGCACTTGCGCCAAGCGCCAGGGCCACGATAGAGGAGTCGCGTCAGGCATGGCCAAGAGAGCGAAGACTCGTGACGAGGAAACGCAAGCCATCCGCGGCGGCAAGGGCGAGATCATCCTCTACAAGGAGGAGCAGGGAGCTCCGGCCCTGGAAGTCCGGCTAGAACAGGAATCCCTGTGGCTGAACCTGAACCAGATTTCCGCCCTCTTCGAACGGGACAAGTCGGTTATTTCCAGGCACCTGGGGAACGTTTTCCGGGAAGGAGAACTTGATCGCCGGGCAGTTGTTGCATTTTTTGCAACAACTGCCGCTGATGGCAAAACCTACCAGGTGGAGTATTTCAATCTCGACGCCGTACTTTCCGTCGGCTATCGGGTGAACTCGAAGCGCGGCACGCAGTTTCGCATCTGGGCGACGAACGTGCTGCGAGAGCACCTGGTCCGGGGGCTTACCATCAACCGCCGGCGCCTCGAGACCAATGCTCGCGAGATCGAAGCGGCGCTGGAAATGATGCGGCGAATCGCCTCGAGCCCGCGTCTGACCACCGAGCAGGGACGCGGCCTGGTGGAGGTCATCGCCCGCTACACCCAGACCTTTCTCTGGCTGCAGCGGTACGACGAAGGCCTCCTGACCGAGCCCAAGGGCGAGCCTGGCGGCATACTCCCCGCTGCCGAGGAGGCGCGGGCCGCCATCGGCGATCTCAAGGTGAACCTCGTCGCTCGCAAAGAGGCCGGGGATCTCTTCGGGCAGGAACGTGCGGAGGGCCTGGCGTCGATCCTGGGGAACCTGGAACAGAGCGTCCTCGGCCATCCGGCTTATCCGACCGTGGAGGCCAAAGCCGCCCACCTGCTCTACTTCGTCATCAAGAACCATCCGTTCTCCGACGGCAACAAGCGCATAGGCGCCATGCTCTTCGTCGACTTTCTCAACCGCAACGGGCGGCTGTTTAGACCGAGCGGCGAAGCCGTCATCAACGACGTCGGGTTGGCCGCGCTGACACTGCTGATTGCGGAATCCAATCCGCGGGACAAGGACACCTTGATCAGGCTGACCATGAACATGCTGGCACGGGAGCAGTAGGCATGCCAAGAGAAGGAAGAAAGAACGGCAACGTGAAGCGGCTGCCCACCCAGCAGTCGGTCGATCAAGCCGTCAAGAGCATCTGCGACATCATGCGCCGCGGCAACTGCGCCGGGGCGATGCAGTACGTCCCCGAGCTGACCTGGATCCTCTTCCTGCGCATCCTCGACGAGAAGGAGCACCGCGAAGAGCAGGAGGCCGAGGCGCTCGGCGTGCCGTTCCGCCCCTCGCTGAAGGCGCCTTTTCGCTGGCGCGACTGGGCCGCGCCGCCGGAGAAGCTCGCCGCCGGGGAGACCACCAAGCGCGTCGAACTGCAGAACTCGCCCCAGAACGCCTTCTTCAGCTTCGTCAACCAGGAACTGCTGCCGTACCTGAAGAACCTGGAAAAGCACCCTGACGCCTCGCCGCGGCAGAAGGTCATCAGCGAGATCATGACGGGCGTCGAGCGGGTCCGCATCGACACCGAGCGCAACTTTCTCGACGTGCTGGACAAGGTGGACGAGCTGACCACCGAGGCGGTGGACCCGACGCACGTCTTCACGCTCTCCCAGGTCTACGAAGGGCTGCTCCTGAGGATGGGCGAAAAGGGCAACGACGGCGGCCAGTTCTTCACGCCGCGGCAGGTCATCAGGGCGATGGTCCAGGTGATCGACCCGAAGACGGACGAGACGATC encodes:
- the rhuM gene encoding RhuM family protein, translating into MAKRAKTRDEETQAIRGGKGEIILYKEEQGAPALEVRLEQESLWLNLNQISALFERDKSVISRHLGNVFREGELDRRAVVAFFATTAADGKTYQVEYFNLDAVLSVGYRVNSKRGTQFRIWATNVLREHLVRGLTINRRRLETNAREIEAALEMMRRIASSPRLTTEQGRGLVEVIARYTQTFLWLQRYDEGLLTEPKGEPGGILPAAEEARAAIGDLKVNLVARKEAGDLFGQERAEGLASILGNLEQSVLGHPAYPTVEAKAAHLLYFVIKNHPFSDGNKRIGAMLFVDFLNRNGRLFRPSGEAVINDVGLAALTLLIAESNPRDKDTLIRLTMNMLAREQ